In candidate division WOR-3 bacterium, a genomic segment contains:
- the phoU gene encoding phosphate signaling complex protein PhoU: MNLEEKVNSLKDKLLQSAVLVQEMVGKSIKALLEKDEKLAREVIEVDEKKANEYEILIEEEAIKIIALHQPEATPLRTLIMVIKINNDLERIGDHAVNISEAALALIPKPYVKRLIDIPRMAEMAIGMLKDSLTAFLTNDSELARNVCQRDDEVDGMRDQIFRELLTFMMSDPNTIERSFSLILITRNLERIADLATNIAEDVIYITKGDIIKHGRGREKEGDS, encoded by the coding sequence ATGAACTTAGAAGAAAAGGTAAATAGTTTAAAAGATAAACTCCTCCAATCAGCGGTTTTGGTTCAGGAGATGGTGGGAAAAAGTATCAAAGCCCTCTTGGAAAAAGATGAGAAGCTCGCTCGGGAGGTGATTGAGGTTGACGAGAAAAAGGCGAACGAGTATGAGATTCTTATTGAAGAAGAGGCGATAAAGATTATCGCCCTCCATCAGCCTGAAGCCACCCCGCTGCGCACCCTAATAATGGTGATTAAAATTAATAACGATTTAGAAAGGATCGGTGATCACGCGGTGAATATCTCAGAGGCGGCGCTTGCCCTCATTCCGAAACCTTATGTGAAGCGCCTGATTGATATACCAAGGATGGCGGAAATGGCGATCGGTATGTTAAAAGATAGTTTGACTGCCTTCTTAACCAATGATAGCGAATTAGCCCGAAATGTTTGCCAGAGGGATGATGAGGTGGATGGGATGCGCGACCAAATTTTTCGGGAACTATTGACCTTTATGATGTCCGACCCCAATACCATAGAAAGGAGTTTCTCTCTAATTCTGATCACTCGGAATTTAGAGCGGATTGCCGATTTAGCGACCAATATCGCCGAGGATGTAATTTACATAACAAAAGGTGATATCATAAAACACGGTCGGGGAAGAGAGAAGGAAGGCGATTCTTAG